In Equus caballus isolate H_3958 breed thoroughbred chromosome 7, TB-T2T, whole genome shotgun sequence, one DNA window encodes the following:
- the MOB3A gene encoding MOB kinase activator 3A, which yields MSNPFLKQVFNKDKTFRPKRKFEPGTQRFELHKRAQASLNAGLDLKLAVQLPPGEELHDWVAVHVVDFFNRVNLIYGTISDGCTERSCPIMSGGPKYEYRWQDEHRFRKPTALSAPQYMDLLMDWIEVQINNEDVFPTNVGTPFPKNFLQVVKKILSRLFRVFVHVYIHHFDRIAQLGSEAHVNTCYKHFYYFVREFGLIDTKELEPLKEMTARMCH from the exons ATGTCCAACCCCTTCCTGAAGCAAGTGTTCAATAAGGACAAGACGTTCCGCCCCAAGCGCAAGTTTGAGCCGGGCACCCAGCGCTTCGAGCTGCACAAGAGGGCGCAGGCGTCGCTGAACGCGGGGCTGGACCTGAAGCTGGCGGTGCAGCTGCCGCCCGGCGAGGAGCTCCACGACTGGGTGGCCGTGCACGTGGTGGACTTCTTCAACCGCGTCAACCTCATCTACGGCACCATCAGCGACGGCTGCACCGAGCGCTCCTGCCCCATCATGTCCGGCGGCCCCAAGTACGAGTACCGCTGGCAGGACGAGCACCGCTTCCGCAAGCCCACGGCGCTCTCGGCGCCCCAGTACATGGACCTGCTCATGGACTGGATCGAGGTGCAGATCAACAACGAGGATGTCTTCCCCACCAACGTCG GCACGCCGTTCCCCAAGAACTTCCTGCAGGTGGTGAAGAAGATCCTGTCGCGCCTGTTCCGTGTGTTCGTGCACGTCTACATCCACCACTTCGACCGCATCGCGCAGCTGGGCTCCGAGGCGCACGTCAACACCTGCTACAAGCACTTCTACTATTTCGTGCGTGAGTTCGGCCTCATCGACACCAAGGAGCTGGAGCCGCTG AAAGAAATGACCGCACGGATGTGCCACTGA